Proteins encoded in a region of the Acidimicrobiia bacterium genome:
- a CDS encoding VOC family protein, with the protein MALHRLASITIGVPNVEATARYYDEFGLTRDGACFSTRDGGEQLRIIESPTRRLVELCIGADDPDDLDRVADRLARLGVTSQRDPGSVSAVEVRSGARALIEVLPRIAQDPAAIGPYNGPGRAERTNRRAPAVLRDEPIRPRKLGHVVIGTPDPDASQRFFVDGVGFKVSDEVRGVAAFLRCSTDHHNLLIQPSPVAFLHHTSWQVEDVDEVGRGATRMLDGHPERHTWGLGRHFIGSNFFWYLRDPAGNFSEYYSDMDTITDDQLWTPGTWEPSLRALYAWGPDVPPSMLEPDDLADLMAASHQS; encoded by the coding sequence GTGGCCTTGCACAGACTGGCGTCGATCACGATCGGCGTCCCCAACGTCGAAGCAACGGCTCGGTACTACGACGAGTTCGGGCTGACCCGTGACGGTGCCTGCTTTTCGACCCGCGATGGCGGGGAGCAGCTTCGCATCATCGAGAGCCCCACCCGTCGGCTCGTCGAGTTGTGTATCGGAGCCGACGACCCCGACGACTTGGACCGCGTTGCCGACCGACTCGCCAGACTCGGGGTCACGAGCCAGCGCGACCCTGGCAGCGTCAGCGCAGTCGAGGTTCGTAGCGGCGCTCGAGCCTTGATCGAGGTGCTGCCCCGGATCGCACAAGATCCAGCCGCGATCGGGCCGTACAACGGGCCCGGACGTGCCGAGCGAACGAACCGTCGTGCACCAGCCGTCCTGCGCGACGAACCGATCCGCCCCCGCAAACTGGGGCACGTCGTCATTGGCACGCCCGACCCCGACGCTTCGCAGCGCTTCTTCGTCGACGGCGTCGGCTTCAAGGTGAGCGACGAAGTCCGGGGCGTGGCCGCGTTCCTGCGGTGCTCCACCGACCATCACAACCTGCTGATCCAGCCGTCGCCGGTGGCGTTCCTGCATCACACGTCCTGGCAGGTCGAAGATGTCGACGAAGTTGGCCGCGGAGCCACGCGGATGCTCGACGGTCACCCGGAGCGTCACACCTGGGGGCTCGGCCGTCACTTCATCGGCTCGAACTTCTTCTGGTACCTGCGAGACCCAGCCGGCAACTTCTCTGAGTACTACTCGGACATGGACACCATCACTGACGACCAACTCTGGACACCAGGAACCTGGGAACCGTCGCTTCGCGCTCTGTACGCGTGGGGGCCCGACGTGCCACCCTCAATGCTGGAGCCCGACGACCTCGCCGACCTGATGGCCGCCTCACATCAAAGTTAA